Proteins encoded within one genomic window of Candidatus Pseudothioglobus singularis PS1:
- a CDS encoding NAD(P)H-dependent flavin oxidoreductase yields MTNQNYIDRLRLPIIQSPMFIVSNARLVIASSKAGIVGSFPTANCRTLEALDQEFTNINQALGSGKDALPWAVNIIVSKMYARSNDDIDLILKHKPPIVITSLGNPKDVVQKVHEYGGLVYSDVINLYHSKKAISAGVDGLILVCNGAGGHTGDLSPFAFVSEVRNIFDGTIIVGGSISSGESILAIQALGADLAYMGTRFIATEESDATEDYKQMILNASASDIIKSNKITGVNGNWLEESLQNAGISPNAGGIKSTIADFKKMLMPLIKQKLKVDFDVSKATAKRWKDIFSAGQGVGSISNVPSVEDLVIELEQQYTKSKSRII; encoded by the coding sequence ATGACAAATCAAAACTACATTGACCGACTTAGACTGCCAATTATTCAGTCACCCATGTTTATTGTCTCAAACGCAAGGCTTGTAATCGCCTCATCAAAGGCAGGCATTGTTGGCTCTTTTCCGACCGCAAATTGCCGAACTTTAGAAGCTTTAGATCAAGAATTTACTAATATAAATCAAGCTCTAGGCTCTGGCAAGGATGCACTTCCATGGGCAGTAAATATCATTGTCAGTAAAATGTATGCCAGGAGTAATGATGACATTGACTTAATTCTTAAGCATAAGCCGCCTATCGTCATTACCTCACTTGGAAACCCTAAAGATGTTGTCCAAAAAGTTCATGAATATGGCGGCCTAGTATATTCAGATGTTATTAATTTGTACCACTCAAAAAAGGCAATTAGCGCAGGAGTAGACGGCCTTATTCTGGTTTGCAACGGTGCAGGCGGTCATACTGGAGACTTGTCTCCATTTGCTTTTGTATCCGAGGTAAGAAATATATTTGATGGAACCATTATAGTTGGTGGAAGTATAAGCTCTGGCGAATCAATTCTAGCGATTCAGGCGTTAGGTGCAGATTTAGCTTACATGGGAACGCGCTTTATTGCTACCGAAGAGAGTGATGCGACAGAAGACTACAAGCAAATGATTTTAAATGCCTCAGCGAGTGATATTATCAAGTCTAATAAAATTACAGGCGTTAATGGAAACTGGCTTGAGGAATCCCTTCAAAATGCTGGAATCTCTCCAAATGCTGGTGGAATTAAATCAACCATTGCCGATTTTAAGAAAATGCTTATGCCTCTTATAAAGCAGAAACTAAAGGTGGACTTTGATGTCAGCAAAGCCACTGCCAAGAGATGGAAGGACATTTTTTCTGCTGGCCAAGGCGTTGGATCTATTTCCAATGTACCAAGTGTTGAGGATTTAGTGATAGAATTAGAACAGCAGTATACTAAATCAAAAAGTCGAATCATATAG
- a CDS encoding DUF2889 domain-containing protein, giving the protein MLSKPAKRDLKHNRTIKGKGYKREDGLWDIEVFLIDSKTYSFENMHRGYISSGEPLHDMAVRLTLNDERKIIDIEAVINASPYNICPQAVENCQKLKGEHLIAGFNRKVIKTMGGEKGCRHITDLLAYAGTIAYQTLWKEKTGGEAKTITEEEAKSIEKKFANSCFAFKKDGEVYNQYKEILIGKLENS; this is encoded by the coding sequence ATGCTATCTAAGCCGGCCAAGAGAGATCTAAAACATAATAGAACAATCAAAGGCAAAGGCTATAAAAGAGAGGATGGGTTGTGGGATATAGAGGTCTTTCTGATTGACAGTAAAACCTACTCTTTTGAAAATATGCATCGAGGCTATATCAGTTCAGGAGAGCCTCTTCATGATATGGCGGTTAGATTGACTCTCAATGATGAAAGAAAAATTATTGATATTGAGGCAGTAATTAATGCCTCTCCTTATAATATTTGTCCACAAGCGGTTGAAAACTGTCAAAAATTGAAAGGGGAGCACTTAATTGCTGGATTCAATCGAAAAGTTATAAAAACGATGGGTGGAGAGAAGGGCTGTAGACACATTACCGATCTTTTAGCATATGCAGGAACAATTGCTTACCAAACGCTTTGGAAAGAAAAAACTGGCGGTGAAGCTAAGACTATTACTGAAGAAGAAGCTAAATCAATTGAAAAGAAGTTTGCAAACTCATGTTTTGCATTCAAAAAGGATGGAGAGGTTTATAATCAATACAAGGAAATATTAATAGGCAAACTTGAAAACAGTTAA
- a CDS encoding long-chain-fatty-acid--CoA ligase, producing the protein METKIPNKLEETEFFKEHGNLVEFFDNCCREHKGKTAFESFGVELTYEDLSEKVDAFASWLSANFQVGDRVAVMMPNMLVYPLIVYGALKAGIVVVNINPLYTQRELEHVLRDSEAKLLLVWEGVANVAAKSDLANVEKVLVTTVGDLLGFKGKIINLVTRKVKKLVPKYHIDGATMFLDVLNSNEGSSPESLDISIESTAFLQYTGGTTGVSKGAVLTHRNILANIIQAFFTIDPKMYDDSRNEQRIAICPLPLYHIFALTVHNFMLFHIGGRSVLITNPRDLKTFVSIMKKHKFHMISGVNTLYEALLNYDAFKELDFSNLLMSLSGGMAALDTTAKRWAEVTKSVIWQAYGLTETSPLVSVNDYKQTEFTGSVGLPAAYTEIEIRDESGNALSETNAVGELCVRGPQVMSGYWKSEVSGLDENNWFMTGDIARIDETGNIFIVDRKKDMIIVSGFNVFPNEVEAVVNEHPAVLECGCVGVEGENSQELVKVFIVLHDGQTATEDEIISFCREKLTAYKVPKHIEFIKEIPKTNVGKVLRRELKEN; encoded by the coding sequence ATGGAAACAAAGATACCAAATAAACTTGAAGAAACAGAGTTTTTTAAAGAGCATGGAAATTTAGTAGAGTTCTTTGATAACTGTTGTAGAGAGCACAAAGGTAAAACAGCTTTTGAGAGTTTCGGTGTTGAATTGACCTATGAAGACCTGTCAGAAAAAGTTGACGCTTTTGCCTCATGGCTCAGCGCTAACTTTCAAGTGGGTGATAGAGTTGCAGTCATGATGCCTAATATGCTGGTTTATCCTCTTATAGTTTATGGTGCCTTAAAGGCAGGTATTGTTGTTGTCAATATTAATCCTCTTTATACCCAAAGGGAACTTGAACACGTACTAAGAGATAGTGAGGCAAAATTACTGTTGGTATGGGAGGGCGTTGCCAACGTAGCAGCAAAATCAGATCTCGCTAATGTAGAAAAAGTATTGGTAACAACTGTTGGAGATCTTCTTGGTTTCAAGGGCAAAATTATTAATTTAGTCACTAGAAAAGTAAAAAAGTTAGTCCCCAAATATCACATTGATGGTGCAACAATGTTTCTTGATGTTTTGAATAGCAATGAAGGCTCTAGTCCTGAATCATTAGATATTTCAATTGAAAGTACAGCTTTTCTTCAATATACTGGAGGAACAACAGGTGTTTCGAAAGGTGCTGTTCTGACGCACAGAAATATTCTTGCAAATATCATTCAAGCCTTCTTTACAATTGATCCCAAAATGTATGATGATTCAAGAAATGAGCAAAGAATCGCTATTTGCCCACTCCCTTTGTATCATATTTTTGCATTAACTGTGCATAACTTCATGTTGTTCCATATTGGTGGAAGAAGTGTCCTGATTACTAATCCTAGGGATCTAAAAACTTTCGTCTCAATAATGAAAAAACATAAATTTCATATGATTTCAGGTGTGAACACGCTTTATGAGGCGCTATTAAATTATGATGCCTTTAAGGAGCTAGATTTTAGTAATTTGCTCATGTCTTTGAGTGGTGGTATGGCTGCATTAGATACAACCGCAAAGAGATGGGCTGAGGTCACAAAATCTGTAATCTGGCAGGCGTATGGATTAACTGAAACATCTCCTTTAGTAAGTGTTAATGACTACAAGCAGACTGAATTTACAGGCTCTGTGGGTTTGCCTGCTGCCTATACTGAAATTGAGATTAGGGACGAGAGTGGTAATGCTCTTTCAGAAACGAATGCTGTTGGAGAGCTATGCGTCAGAGGTCCACAGGTTATGAGCGGATATTGGAAGTCCGAAGTCTCAGGTCTTGACGAGAATAACTGGTTTATGACCGGCGATATTGCTCGAATTGATGAAACTGGTAATATTTTTATTGTCGATAGAAAGAAAGACATGATTATTGTCTCAGGCTTTAACGTCTTTCCAAATGAAGTTGAGGCAGTGGTTAATGAACACCCTGCTGTTCTTGAATGCGGCTGTGTTGGAGTAGAAGGTGAGAATTCTCAAGAACTCGTGAAAGTTTTTATTGTTCTTCATGATGGACAAACTGCAACTGAGGATGAAATTATCAGTTTTTGTAGGGAAAAGTTAACTGCTTATAAAGTTCCAAAGCATATAGAATTTATCAAAGAGATTCCAAAAACAAATGTTGGTAAAGTTCTAAGAAGAGAGCTGAAAGAAAATTAA
- a CDS encoding aspartate ammonia-lyase — protein sequence MKYRIESDFLGEMKIPSNAYYGIHTMRAVDNFPIADVAISVYPNIVIAYAMVKLACARANNQLGLLDNDIYHPIVAACERIINGEFHDQFIVEIIQGGAGTSTNMNANEVIANVALELIGKEKGDYETISPLNHVNMSQSTNDTYPTALLVGFLKEYDPLLEAIKSLSESFHAKGVEFADVIKMGRTQLQDAVPMSLGQEFTAFGNTLLDDIKRLNEMSQLFLEVNLGATAIGTGINSHLDYPKIAVEALADLSGLPLVLAPNPIAATSDTSAFVSFSSVLKRVAIKLSKISNDLRLLSSGPIAGFNEINLPAVQAGSSIMPGKVNPVIPEAVNQTAFQVIGNDLVITLAAEAGQMQLNAFEPVLAVNILRSLRYMTNAMVMLRTKCVNGITANVEVCAKYVEQSPGIATFFTPHLGYKESARIAKKSLADGVTVREIIIKEGLMTEEQVNEVLHVDNLTKPNIQ from the coding sequence ATGAAATACAGAATTGAATCAGATTTCTTGGGTGAAATGAAAATACCTAGTAATGCTTATTACGGTATTCATACCATGCGAGCAGTAGATAATTTTCCAATAGCTGACGTTGCAATTTCAGTTTACCCAAATATTGTAATAGCTTATGCCATGGTTAAACTGGCTTGTGCTCGTGCCAATAACCAGCTAGGATTATTAGATAATGATATCTACCATCCAATAGTCGCTGCTTGTGAGAGGATTATCAATGGCGAGTTCCATGATCAGTTTATTGTTGAAATAATCCAGGGTGGTGCGGGAACCTCAACCAATATGAATGCTAATGAAGTTATTGCTAATGTTGCACTCGAGTTAATTGGGAAAGAAAAGGGTGACTATGAAACAATATCACCGCTTAATCATGTCAATATGTCACAGTCAACGAATGACACCTATCCGACAGCTTTATTGGTTGGATTTTTGAAAGAGTATGACCCTCTATTGGAGGCAATCAAATCTCTCTCTGAGTCTTTTCATGCAAAAGGCGTCGAATTTGCCGACGTCATTAAAATGGGACGAACACAACTCCAAGATGCTGTTCCAATGAGTCTTGGACAGGAATTTACTGCTTTCGGTAATACATTGCTAGATGATATTAAAAGACTTAATGAGATGTCTCAACTATTTTTGGAGGTCAATTTAGGTGCCACAGCTATTGGAACAGGTATTAATAGTCATCTAGATTATCCAAAAATAGCGGTAGAAGCCTTGGCAGATTTATCTGGACTCCCTTTGGTTCTTGCTCCAAATCCAATTGCTGCAACATCTGATACCAGTGCTTTTGTGTCATTCTCTTCTGTTCTTAAGCGAGTGGCCATAAAGCTTTCAAAAATCTCTAATGATTTAAGATTACTCTCTTCCGGCCCAATTGCTGGTTTTAATGAAATCAATCTTCCAGCAGTTCAAGCAGGATCTTCAATTATGCCTGGAAAAGTTAATCCGGTAATTCCAGAGGCAGTCAATCAAACCGCTTTTCAGGTTATTGGAAATGATTTGGTCATTACATTAGCAGCAGAAGCTGGCCAAATGCAGCTCAATGCATTTGAACCTGTCTTAGCTGTTAATATTCTTCGTTCATTGCGCTACATGACTAATGCAATGGTCATGCTAAGAACAAAATGTGTCAATGGAATTACTGCGAATGTTGAAGTCTGCGCAAAATATGTTGAACAGAGTCCAGGTATAGCGACTTTCTTTACACCGCATTTAGGTTACAAAGAGTCAGCACGTATCGCTAAGAAATCACTTGCAGATGGAGTTACTGTGAGAGAAATCATCATTAAAGAAGGCTTGATGACTGAAGAACAGGTGAATGAAGTTTTGCATGTTGACAACCTCACAAAACCCAATATTCAATAA
- a CDS encoding thymidine kinase: MAKLYFYYSAMNAGKSTSLLQSAYNYKERGMTPLILSAAIDNRYSVGKVTSRIGLEAEAHLFHKNDDLFKILSEQNLKEPIDCVLIDESQFLSREQVMQLAKAVDSFDVPVLCYGIRTDFRGELFPGSQHLLAWADNLIELKTICHCGSKATMVVRIDENGNVIEDGDQVVIGGNDRYQSMCRKHFAEHIWKS, encoded by the coding sequence TTGGCTAAGCTATACTTTTATTATTCTGCAATGAATGCTGGTAAATCAACTTCCCTTCTTCAGTCAGCATACAACTATAAAGAGAGGGGCATGACTCCTCTTATTCTTTCTGCAGCAATTGACAATCGTTATAGTGTAGGAAAAGTTACTTCAAGAATTGGTCTTGAAGCAGAGGCGCATCTCTTTCATAAAAATGATGACTTATTCAAAATTCTTTCTGAACAAAATCTTAAAGAGCCTATTGATTGTGTTTTGATTGATGAAAGTCAATTCCTTAGTAGAGAGCAAGTCATGCAATTGGCAAAAGCTGTTGATAGCTTTGATGTTCCAGTTTTGTGTTATGGAATTCGCACAGACTTTCGTGGAGAGCTTTTTCCTGGCAGTCAACATCTCCTTGCATGGGCCGATAATCTCATTGAATTGAAGACCATTTGTCACTGTGGAAGTAAGGCAACGATGGTGGTTCGTATTGATGAAAATGGAAACGTTATTGAGGATGGAGATCAGGTGGTTATTGGTGGTAATGATCGATACCAGTCGATGTGCAGAAAGCACTTTGCCGAACATATTTGGAAAAGCTGA
- a CDS encoding sulfite exporter TauE/SafE family protein, producing MSELTILFLLLGSFSGFVAGLLGIGGGLIIVPILLYLLAPSIDQSILMHTSIGTALAVIVFTSISSLYAHHRHGAILWRNFVKLTPTILVGSYSGAILAKYLSFDFLRVFFALFEICVALIMWFGISASGHADKLSRWVWSFAGYVIGLISAMVGIGGGTMTTPFLVYNNIQIKNAIATSAAVGMPIAIAGSIGFMVAGSSQVLQTGGIGFVNFEALITIAASSVFFAPLGAKVTHLIDSNKLKKGFSIFLAFLAAMVILF from the coding sequence ATGAGTGAGCTAACTATCCTCTTTTTATTGCTAGGCTCTTTTTCAGGTTTTGTAGCAGGTCTGCTTGGTATTGGTGGTGGCCTAATAATTGTGCCAATACTCCTGTATTTATTAGCACCATCAATTGATCAATCAATCTTAATGCATACTTCAATTGGTACTGCACTAGCGGTCATTGTCTTTACATCTATCTCAAGTCTTTATGCGCACCATCGTCATGGGGCTATTCTTTGGAGAAACTTTGTTAAGCTTACTCCAACAATTTTAGTGGGCTCTTATAGTGGTGCTATTTTGGCTAAATATTTAAGCTTTGATTTTCTAAGGGTGTTCTTTGCCTTATTTGAAATTTGTGTTGCTTTAATTATGTGGTTCGGCATTAGCGCATCCGGCCATGCTGATAAGTTGTCAAGGTGGGTTTGGTCATTCGCGGGGTACGTTATAGGTTTGATTTCAGCCATGGTTGGGATTGGTGGAGGAACAATGACTACCCCATTCTTGGTGTATAACAATATTCAAATAAAAAATGCAATTGCTACTTCTGCAGCGGTAGGAATGCCTATTGCTATTGCTGGAAGCATTGGTTTTATGGTAGCTGGTTCATCTCAAGTTCTTCAAACTGGCGGTATTGGTTTTGTAAACTTTGAAGCGTTAATTACAATCGCTGCTTCAAGTGTTTTTTTTGCTCCATTAGGAGCAAAAGTGACGCACCTCATAGATAGCAATAAACTCAAAAAAGGGTTCTCAATTTTCTTGGCCTTTCTTGCAGCAATGGTTATTTTATTTTAA
- the msrB gene encoding peptide-methionine (R)-S-oxide reductase MsrB has protein sequence MDKKNNLSPEAYHITQECGTEPPFSGEYYNHSETGHYHCICCDALLFESSTKFDSGSGWPSFYELANSECVKQLEDDSLGHMRIEVRCSSCDAHLGHVFPDGPQPTGKRYCINSVALNFAGDES, from the coding sequence ATGGACAAAAAGAATAATTTATCACCCGAAGCCTATCATATCACTCAAGAATGTGGAACAGAGCCACCGTTCTCTGGTGAGTACTATAACCATAGTGAAACTGGTCACTATCACTGCATCTGTTGCGACGCACTTTTATTCGAATCTAGCACTAAATTTGACTCAGGAAGTGGCTGGCCAAGCTTTTATGAACTCGCCAACAGTGAATGTGTAAAGCAGCTAGAAGATGATTCACTAGGTCATATGAGAATTGAAGTAAGATGCTCCTCATGTGATGCTCATTTAGGCCATGTTTTTCCCGATGGACCTCAGCCCACTGGAAAGCGTTACTGTATAAACTCAGTTGCTTTAAATTTTGCTGGTGATGAGTCATAA